CCGATGGCGTATTCGGGCTTGTCCGAGAGGAAAGCCGAAGCCAGGCCGAACATGAGCAACGGCCCGATCACCCAGTTCTGCAGGAGCGAGAGCCCCAGCACCCGCGTATTGCGGAAGACCTCGGGCAGTCGCTCGTAGCGGACCTTGGCGAGCGGCGGGTACATCATGAGGATGAGCCCGACCGCGATCGGGATCGACGTCGTCCCCACTGAGAGCCGCATAACGCCCTCGGAGACCGATGGGGCGAAGTTCCCGAGCGCGACGCCCGAGATCATCGCGAGGAAGATCCAGAGCGTCAGGTATCGGTCGAGGAACGACAGGCGCCCTCCCGACCCGGGCCGACGCGTTTCCACGGCGGCGTTCATCGGCCCCTCGATGGCTTCGCGGCCAGTTCGCTGCGGGCCTGCATCAACGCGGCCAGCATGAGCCGCGCGACGTCGTCGCGTCGCTCGGCGTACTTGGCCGCCTCGTACGCCCCGTCGTCGTAGATCTTCGGGTCCAGGTAGGGCGTCGAGAGCCTCAGGGCCGCGCCTTTGACGAACGGGCAGCCGGCGTCGGCCTCGCTGCACACCATCAGCGCGGCGAAGCCGCCCTGCGGGTTGCCCGCGACGTCGTAGCGCTTCGAGAATTCCTCGGCCTCGAAGCCCTCGCCCCACGAGACGCGGTAGATGGGATTCTCCGTCTTCGGCTCGCCCCGCTCGGCCTCGGCGCCCGTGGGCTCGACCGAGAAGCCGACCGCCCGCAAGGCCGCGACGGTCCGCGGGTTGAACGCCGTGGGGGCCGTGCCGCCGCTGTGGAAGCGGACCTCGGGCAGCCCGTAGTAGGCGGCCGCCAGGTTGCCCATGGACGACCCCAGGATGCTCCGCCGGGAATTCCCGGTGCAGATCACCGTGACGTGGAGCGGCTTGCCGGGCTCGTAGTTCGCCGCGATCCAGCGGGCGAGCCGCTCGCCGGCCTCGCGGTGCGGCTCCGCCATCATGTCGAGGGTGGTGCTGAGGTAGTCGGCGTGCTCCCTGAGCTTCGCCGCGAGCCTCGTCCGGCTCTCGGGCGTCGCCGCGTCCACGGCCCGCGCGATCTCGGCCGGATCGAGCTTCGCGTCGGCCCCCGCGAGCTGGTCGAACGTTTCACGGTCCATGAAGTTTCCAAGCTCCGAGAGGGTGATGATTCCGTCCTTGGCGAGTGCCTTCGAGAGGGCCGCCTTCACGCGCTGATCGTTCGCGGGGCTCGTCCCCTCGGGGGAGCCGTGACGCTGCACGAGCCAGAGCGATCGCACGAGCGAGCCGACGTCGGGGGCGTCCGGCTGGGCCGAGAGGACGAGCAAGGCGAGGATGAGGTGCATGGTCGGAGAGATTCCTTGGGAGTCTTCAAGGCTTGACGGCATAGACCTTCACGCTCGCCGCGAACGCGTTGAGGTCGTACTTCCCCACCAACTCGACGAAGCCGCCGTGGACGTCGTTGCCGGCGGCCGCAGGCGTACAGCACGAGGCTTCGACCACGTCGAGCCCCGTCGTCGGGGTCGGCGGGGCGCAGCAGCCCGCCTGGCCTTCGACCTGGGCGTAGGCGTTGAGGTCCTTGCCGGCGTCGATCACCGCGACGTCGCGGAAGCCGGCCGCCCGCAGGCCGGCGACGTACTCCTCGATCGACACGGCCCCGGCGATGCAGCCGACGTACGCCATCACGTCGTCGGCGATCTCGGGCGGCAGCGGCCGCTTGAGCGCGATGTCCGAGACCGCGACCCGGCCGCCGGGCTTCAGCACGCGGAAGATCTCGCGGAAGACGGCCGGCTTGTCGGTCGCCAGGTTGATGACGCAGTTGGAGATCACGCAGTCGACCGAGGCGTCCGGCAGCGGCAGCGCGTCGATCGTCGCCTGGTGGAACTCGACGTTCGCCAGGCCCATCCGCGCGGCCCCGGCGCGGGCCCGCTCCAGCATCTCGGGCGTCATGTCGATCCCGATCGCCCGGCCCGTCGGCCCGACCTTCTTGGCGGCGAGGAAGACGTCGAGCCCGCCGCCGGAGCCCAGGTCGACGACGACCTCGCCCGGCCGCAGGTTGGCCGTGGCCGTCGGGTTGCCGCACGACAGGCCCATGTTCGCCTCGGCCGGGATCGACGCCAGCTCCTCGGCCGTGTAGCCGAAGGCCTCGGCCACGCCCCGGACCCCGTCGTGGTCGCTCGACAGCCCGCCCGCGCCGATCGCCCCGTACTTCTCCCGCACCACCGCCTCGATCGACTTGCTCATCGCTCGTCCTCCATCAGGCACAGGGCCCGATCCAGCAGGGGCGCGACGCATCCGTTCGCCACGCGGTAGAACACGTTGTTGCCGTCCCGCCGCGACGCCACGACCCCCGTGTCGGAGAGCCGCTGCAGCTGGTTCGAGACCGCCTGCGGCTTCATCGCCAGCGTCCGGGCCAGGTCCGTCACCGTCGACTCGCCGCTGCGCACCAGGTGGTGCAGCATCCGGATGCGCGTGTCGTTCGACAGCATCTTGAACAGCGCCATCACCTTCACGGCCTCGACGAACGACAGCAGCGGCCGTTCCTCCAGCGCCGGCCGGGTCGAGCACGCGTCGTTCAGGACCTCGATCGATCGCTTCGCCATCGCTTCACCTCCGCGATTCATTATTACACAAGATCGTGTATCCGTGTCAAGTCGCGACCGTCGCGATCTCGTGCCGACGGGCGGGGGGCGTTACAATCGGCGGATCGTCCGTCCGCCCCGCCTGGAAAGGAGCGTAGTCCGGTGTCGATCGCCGCCTTGCTGGCCTGTTGCGCCCTCTCCGCGTCTCCCCCGCAGGCCGCCGCGGCCCGGCCGGCCCCGCCGCCCATCCCCCGCGAGTTCCGCGCGGCGTGGGTGGCGACGGTGGCCAACATCGACTGGCCGAGCAAGCCGGGCCTGCCGTCGGGCGTGCAGCAGGAGGAGGCCCGGGCGATCCTCGACCGCCTGGCGGCGTCGCACTTCAACGCGGTGATCTTCCAGGTCCGCCCCGCGGCCGACGCGCTCTACGACTCGAAGCTCGAGCCCTGGTCGTACTACCTGAGCGGCGTGCAGGGACAGGCCCCCGAGCCCTACTACGACCCCCTGACGTTCTGGGTCGACGAGGCCCACGCCCGCGGGCTCCAGCTCCACGCCTGGTTCAACCCCTTCCGCGCGAAGCAGGCGAACGCGAAGTACGAGGCCGCCGCGTCGCACGTCTCGAAGGCCCATCCCGAGCGGGTGCGGGCGTACGGCGACCTCTTGTGGATGGACCCCGGCGAGCCCTCGGCGCGGGCGCAGACGCTCGAAGTGGTGCTGGACGTCGTCCGTCGCTACGACGTCGACGGCATCCACCTCGACGACTACTTCTACCCCTATCCCGTCGCCGACCCGGCGACCAAGGCCGAGATCGACTTCCCCGACGACGCGAGCTGGGGCCGCGAGCATCCCGGCGGCGACCCCGCCGCCCGCGCCGACTGGCGACGCGACAACATGAGCCGGCTGATCCGCGGCCTCTACGAGGAGATCAAGCGGGCCAAGCCCCACGTCCTCTTCGGGATCAGCCCGTTCGGCATCCCCCGCCCGGGCAAGCCGGCCGGCGTCGTCGGCTTCGACCAGTACGCCAAGCTCTACGCCGACACCGAGACCTGGCTGGCCTCGGGCTGGGTCGACTACTGGACGCCCCAGCTCTACTGGAAGATCGACGCCCCCGGCCAGCCCTTCCGGCCGTTACTGGACTACTGGATCGCGATCAACGCCAAGGGCCGCCACGTCTGGCCCGGCCTGAGCGTCAGCCGGGTCGGCCGCCAGCCGGGTCAGGGCTACGAGCCCGAAGAGATCCTCAACCAGATCAAGATCATCCGCGAGGCACCCGGCGACGACGGCGTCGTCCTGTTCAGCATGAAACCCGTGCTCCAGGACCGCCGGGGGATCGCCGCGACGCTCGCCGAGGGCCTCTTCCGCGAGCCAGCCCTGGTCCCCGCGTCCCCCTGGCTCGGCGACAGGGCCCCCGCCGCCCCCGGCCTCCCGATCCGTCCGACCCCCGGCGAGCCGACCGCCTGGTGGGCCGTGCAATCCCGCAAAGGCGACGCCTGGACGACCCGGATCCAGACCTCCTCCCGACCTTTGGACGCCCCGAACGACGCCGACGAGATCGTCGTCACCCCCGTGAGCCGCACCGGCGTCGCCGGCCCGAACGTCACGCTGGAACCCGCCAGGGCGGGACGCTGACGACCTCGAGGATCGGGCTTCGGACTATTCCGCCGGCTCTTCGGCCTCGGTTCGGCTCTCGATGTAGGTGCGGAGGAAGTTGAGGAAGGTGGGGAGGCCGTCGGCTTCCCAGGCCTGTTCGATGGCTTCCTTGAGGTGCTGGTTCTCCGCCTGCAGGTGCTTGAAGGCGTCGACGTCGGCGGCGGCGAGGTCGAGGCCGGCGACCTGGTCGTGGGTGTTGACCGAGAGCATGAGGCCCTCGGCGTTGTTCCAGGGCTGGAACTGCAGCTTCATGTGAGGGTAGCGGAGGTTCCCCAGCCGCAGCGCGAAGATCGGCGACTGCGCCCCGGGGGTCTTGCCCGCGCGTTCGAAGGGCGGTTTGGCGAGCAACTCGTGGGGGGCGAGGCCCTCGGCCCAGGTGGTGCGCCGGCGGACGCTTTCGGGGTAGTCTCCCGAGGGGTAGGCGACCTTCAAATAGACCTCGACGGCGCGCCGCAGGACGTCGAGCCGCATGGCGTCGACGTCGGCGGGGCCGGAGTCGGGGTTCGCCTCCATGTGCAGATCCTCATGGGTCGGGGGCGGTCGGTGGTTGGTGCGCTGGCCGGGTCGTCCCAGGATAACCGGCGGCCCGGCCCCCGGCCAAGTCGATCTGCCCTCCGCGTCGGCGACGGCTCAGCCGACGGTGCGCATGGTCAGCGTGAGCACCTGCTCCTCGCCGTGGCCGAGCACGCGCAGGCCGGCGTCGAAACCCCGGGGCTGGAGGTTGATCGCGTCGGTCGCCTGGGTGTAGGGCTCGATCGCGATCACGTCGTGCTTGCCCGGCGGCGTGTAGACCACCAGCTCGCGGAAGGCGTCGTCGAAGCCGAGCTGGAACTCGCCGTTCTTCTCCAGGTCCAGCAGCCGGCAGGTCCCCGCGCCGTCGACGTGCTCGAGGGCCGTCAAAACGTCGTCGAGCATCAGCCCCTCGATCGCCTTCCCCTTGCGGAAGTCGAGGCGGTCGGAGATCTCGGAGACCGCGCCCGTCGGCAGGAAGTCTTTCAAGGGCCAGTACTTCGAGGCCGGGAGGATGATCTTGGTCTTCGCCAGGTCGCCGCCGGGCGCGAACGGCAGCCGGAAATAGGGGTGGATGCCGAAGCCGTAGGGCAGGTCGACGGCCGTCGGGTTGGAGACGGTCGACGTCATCGTCAGCGTGCGGCCCGCCAGCGTGTAACGCACGTAGAGGACGGCGTCGGTCGGCCAGTGGTCGATGTGCCCGGGCGCGTGGACCGAGAGCTGGAACCGGCCTTCCACCACCGCGCCGTTGGGCGTCGCCTTGTGCTCGACGACGTCCCAGGGGACGTCGATCGCGAAGCCGTGGATGGCGTTGCCCCCGTTGTTCGTGGGGATGACGTACCGCTTGTCCTCGAACTGGAAGGCGCCCCCGCGGATCCGGTTCGGGAACGGGAAGAGGATCGGCGTGCCGTTCCCCCCGGCGCGGCTGGGGGCCTCGGCGAAGGTCGGATCCGACACGATCACCGGCCGGACCTCGCCCGCGACCGGCAGCCGGAGGTCGAACAGGTTGAAGCCGTACGAGGGCAAGACCGAGGCCGAGGCCCCGGATACGTCGTCCCGCATGGTGTAGACGTCCCGACCGTCCCGCTTTTCCACATCGACGCGAAACCCCACGCGACCCTCCTCGGTCTTCGACCGTCGTCGTCTGCGAATCGGCCGTCGAATTCAAAATTCGCCGCCGGCGTTGAAAAAGTTGCCCAGGCCGCCTCGCGAGTGGGAAGCCTTTCGCACATCCGTCGGCCACGACCTTCCCGCGATCCTGACGCGCCCGGCGTCGCCCGCCAAGCGAAATATTCCCCGCCCCCGGCGCGGTTCGCGATCGGGCCCGAGTACGTCGAAGCCTGGGGATATTTAGCTCAAGAAAGCCAGGTAGCCCTCTCGGCCGTCGTCTCGGGATGACGCAAAGTCGCCGCCAAGCGACTTTCTCGACGAGTATTCTAGAAGACGCCAGAGAAGAGAATTGCTCTGAGCCTCCTGCGATGTTACACATATTGGATAGCAAGGTCGCAATCCGATGGGACGGAGTTCCGTTGCGGAGGCGGTCGCGCCGATAGGCGAGGTGGGCTGGCACTCCGACGCAAATCGGGGAAAAATCAGAAAATACACCTCATTGAACGTCCTTGGCGCCATGCTTGCGGGTTTCGCCGACGTATTCCTTCGTCCAAGCAAATCAAGTACAGGAATAGGTCCGGATTTCTCCGGACGCCGCCGGTCAGCGTGAGTCCGAATCAGCGCGGCGTGGTGATATACGCATCACGCGAGGTCGCGAGCGACGGGAGGCGGCCGATGTCCGCACGGGAGAATCTTCGAAGATCACCCCAAGTCTCTGTTGACCAGCGACGCGAGGCTGCTATGATGGATGTAGTCAAGCGAGGGCGGAAACGCATCGAGCGTCCCGCCGCCGGCGAGGGATCGGTCGGGCCGACCCGGGATGAGGAGCTTCGAATGGAATCCGACTTCGAAGTCAGTGGCGCGATCATCGACTCCTGGGTGGAGCCCTGCGGCGTCGACGACGATTCGACGCGCGTGGTCCTCCAGGTGGCC
The DNA window shown above is from Paludisphaera mucosa and carries:
- the arsM gene encoding arsenite methyltransferase, with protein sequence MSKSIEAVVREKYGAIGAGGLSSDHDGVRGVAEAFGYTAEELASIPAEANMGLSCGNPTATANLRPGEVVVDLGSGGGLDVFLAAKKVGPTGRAIGIDMTPEMLERARAGAARMGLANVEFHQATIDALPLPDASVDCVISNCVINLATDKPAVFREIFRVLKPGGRVAVSDIALKRPLPPEIADDVMAYVGCIAGAVSIEEYVAGLRAAGFRDVAVIDAGKDLNAYAQVEGQAGCCAPPTPTTGLDVVEASCCTPAAAGNDVHGGFVELVGKYDLNAFAASVKVYAVKP
- a CDS encoding ArsR/SmtB family transcription factor is translated as MAKRSIEVLNDACSTRPALEERPLLSFVEAVKVMALFKMLSNDTRIRMLHHLVRSGESTVTDLARTLAMKPQAVSNQLQRLSDTGVVASRRDGNNVFYRVANGCVAPLLDRALCLMEDER
- a CDS encoding glycoside hydrolase family 10 protein; this encodes MSIAALLACCALSASPPQAAAARPAPPPIPREFRAAWVATVANIDWPSKPGLPSGVQQEEARAILDRLAASHFNAVIFQVRPAADALYDSKLEPWSYYLSGVQGQAPEPYYDPLTFWVDEAHARGLQLHAWFNPFRAKQANAKYEAAASHVSKAHPERVRAYGDLLWMDPGEPSARAQTLEVVLDVVRRYDVDGIHLDDYFYPYPVADPATKAEIDFPDDASWGREHPGGDPAARADWRRDNMSRLIRGLYEEIKRAKPHVLFGISPFGIPRPGKPAGVVGFDQYAKLYADTETWLASGWVDYWTPQLYWKIDAPGQPFRPLLDYWIAINAKGRHVWPGLSVSRVGRQPGQGYEPEEILNQIKIIREAPGDDGVVLFSMKPVLQDRRGIAATLAEGLFREPALVPASPWLGDRAPAAPGLPIRPTPGEPTAWWAVQSRKGDAWTTRIQTSSRPLDAPNDADEIVVTPVSRTGVAGPNVTLEPARAGR
- a CDS encoding aldose 1-epimerase, whose product is MGFRVDVEKRDGRDVYTMRDDVSGASASVLPSYGFNLFDLRLPVAGEVRPVIVSDPTFAEAPSRAGGNGTPILFPFPNRIRGGAFQFEDKRYVIPTNNGGNAIHGFAIDVPWDVVEHKATPNGAVVEGRFQLSVHAPGHIDHWPTDAVLYVRYTLAGRTLTMTSTVSNPTAVDLPYGFGIHPYFRLPFAPGGDLAKTKIILPASKYWPLKDFLPTGAVSEISDRLDFRKGKAIEGLMLDDVLTALEHVDGAGTCRLLDLEKNGEFQLGFDDAFRELVVYTPPGKHDVIAIEPYTQATDAINLQPRGFDAGLRVLGHGEEQVLTLTMRTVG